Within the Nitrospira sp. genome, the region GTGGCATCCGCCACGGCCGCGACAAACCACACCAATTGCTCCTTGTTGAGGTCCGTCAGGTCGTACGTAAAGTTCGTTGTTTCATTCGATGCCAACATCCATTCAAGCAAGTGTTCGACGGCAGGGCATACATAATGGTTGGCAAGAGCCAATCGCCCCGGCAGGTGAGCAATTTCGGCCAGAGAGCGGCTTCGAATGCGTTCATTGACTCGGCGGACATCAGGATGCTCCGGCAGCGAGGCCATCCATGCGCGTATTGTCGCCCCGAGAGCGCCAGGCTCGCCTCCCTGCCTTGCCAGCAGGCTCTCGAGCCGCCGACATTCTCGCACGACCATCGCCACGGTGGAGAGTCGAGCGGCCAGTTCGTCCGCTGGTTTCCTCGCAACGGAGGTGGTGTTCGTTGTGGCGGCTCCATCAGCCGCACGCGGGGCAGTCGTACCACCTACGACCTGGGACCCCGAAACGACCGCATCGGGCACACCGGTGCGCGTGGGCTGTACCTGTGAGGAACAAAACGCATCCCATTCAGGATCGAGCTGCAAAACGGTTTGCGGAACCCCCTGCCGCAGAATCTCTGACGCGAAGCGATGCCGAACCATCATCGTATGCCGCTCGGTGACCGACTCTTCGGAATGGAACCCGGCGGAGAATGAAGAGTCGACTTCTCGGATAAGCGCGATGGCTCGCTCGATTGCATAAAGATACGGCAGGAACAAGAGAGTCAGGGCACGCTGGGGAAGCAGATAGTGCGGATGCTTCGTGGGTAGCGCGACATCGTGATTGATCATCGTAAAGGAATGGAAATGGTAGAAGATGACCGGCATGCCATCAACGTGGGGCCGCCCTCTCCGGTCTGCCGATATCTCATATTGGTCGTGATTCCACGGACCGACGCCTCCACCCACGTGCTGGAGCACGACCACGTCCTCGAATCGGCTTGGCCAATCGTTCAGATACATCTGGTCGCCCATCTTGCCGTCCTCGTAGCGCGCATGGCACCACTCGAGACACCGTGCACGCCACCACTCGAGTGCCGCACGCCCCGTCGCGTTCCGTCGAAAGCTCAGCCAGCCGACATTGTACAGACCGTTATGGGTAGCGAGGTGCCGTTGGGCGGGAGAGAATCGATGCTCATGAATGAGAATGGCGCGGCCGCCGAGTTCATCGAAAATCGGCTGAGAGTTGCCATAGAAATACAGGTCCGCGTCCAGATACGTGAGTAGCTCAATCGCGGGGTTACGCTCCAAGATCCTCAAGACCACAGTGGGCGTTAGCGTCCAATAGTATTCCGTGAGTGAACGATTCGATTTTGCCGTTCGAAGGGCTTCGTCGTCCCGTTCCAACTCGTGAACAGGGACGGTCACGACATCCGGCAACGCCAGTCGCTTCAGGAGCGTTCGCGTGATCTCATCAAGACACACTACATGCAGGGTGAATCCTTCAACTTCATGTCGACGCAAAGATTCGACGAGCGCCAGGCCCTTGGCCAAGTAGTTCCGGTCGAAATACGTGCAGTAATGTCGCGCCATGCCTTCGTCTCCTTCCTACACGAGTCGCACAGGGGCATCCGCCGAACTCGCCAGGTTGCACCACTGTGTCAGCGCCGCACAGACGTCGGCCACCTCGCGGTCGCTCAGGCCGGGATGACAGGGCAACGTCACAAGGTTGCGGTACAGCCGCTCGGTTCGGTAGAGCCGATCGTGTCCTCTGAGGCGACCTAGATAGGCCGGCTGCTGATGTACCGCCAGCGGGTAGTGCCGCCCGGTTTCGATTCTTTCTCGAGCCATGAATGTCTCAAAGGCCTCCCGATCCGAACACTCGACGACAAACAGATGCATGGCCGAAAGAGTGCCGGGGATCAGCCTCGGCACCGCCACCGAATCCCCTCGGAGCGCATTCCGGTAGGAGGCCGCCATGGCATGTCGTCGTCGATTCGCCTCATCCAAGTGAGGGAGCAACACGCGAAGGCAGGCCGCCTGCAATTCGTCGAGCCTCGAATTCACCCCGGTTCGGTGACTCACGTAGCGTGTTTCCCATCCGTACTGCCGGATCGCCCGCGCGGCCTTTGCGACATCGTCCCGATCCGTCACGATGGCACCGGCATCGCCGAACGCGCCGAGGTTTTTGGTCGGATAGAAACTGAACGCCGCCGCATCGCCAAATGTCCCGACCTTACGACCACCGATTTCCGCCCCGTGGGCTTGAGCACAATCCTCAACCACCCAGAGACCGTGGCGTTCCGCAAACGAGTGGATTTCGCGCATCGCCGCCGGTTGTCCGTACATATGCACCGGTACAATGGCCGTCACACCTGCCGAATACGCCGCCTCCAGCCGCTCGGGGTCCAAACATCGAGAGCGCGAATCGATGTCCACCAACACCGGCACCGCCCCGATCTGCTCGATCGCGGCGACTGTGGCTACAGCCGTATGCGAGACTGTCAACACTTCGTCTCCCGCCTGCACACCGACCGCCCGCAAGGCAATGGCCAGGGCATCGGTCCCGCTGCCGACCCCGACACACGAACGCGCGCCGAGATATGCCGCCCACTCGCGCTCGAATGCATGCACTTCTTCGTCGAGGATGTACCTTCCCCGATCGAGCACGCGCGCAATCGCCGCATCTAATGCCGGACGGTGAGCGCGCACAGCAACCCCCGGTGCCATCAAGGAGATCGTCTCAGGCCGCATCATGCTGCCAGTAATGCATGGAGTGCTGAGCATAAAAGGTGACCGTGCGGTGCAGGCCCTCGCGTAACGACACGCGCGGTGACCACCGCAACTGCGACCGAATATGCGTAAAGTCACCGTGATAGTCGCCAATATCGATCGACTTGCGGTCGTCAGGAAATGGAACAAGGGTGTATGAACCTTTTCCATACAGCTCGATCAACAACTCGGCCGTGTCTTTCAACGTGACACACTCGGAGCTTCCAAGATTGAAGACGCAGCCGTCGGCCCGATCCTCCGTCGCGGCCATCAGCAGCGCATCGACGACATCATCCACGTAATTGAAATCACGAATTTGGTGACCGTCCCCATAAATCAAAATGGGAAGGCCATCGATGAGGCGGCGGATCCATATGCCCAAGAATGTCTGACGTGCATCCTTCACCCGCATCCTAGGGCCGTAGGTATTCGTGAGACGAAGCGCCACGGTACGAATGCCGTATACTTGGTGATAAAGCAGGTGATACATCTCCCCCGCCATTTTGTTGATGCCATTGACATCGACCGGTCGAATCGGGTGACGCTCATCGACCGGTAAGCGCTCAGGCCTGCCATAGATTTGCCTGGTGCTTGCAAAGACCAGTTTCACCAGGGGGTTGTACCGTCGGCAGGCTTCCAGAATGGACAATTGGGCCGCGGCATTGATCTCCAAGTCAGACCGCGGATGTTCCATGGAGTCCAGATGACTCGTCTGACCGGCCAGATTGAAGAGGACGTCCTGTCCTTGCACGAGGTAACGCAGTGCGTGTTCGTCTCGTACATCGGCGATATTGATCCGAAGTCGGTGCCGAAAACCCTCCACGTTGTGCAGATTGCCCCCGTATTCCGGAATCATACTGTCGAGCAGAGTGACGTCGGACCCGAGCCATACGAGCCGTTCGGCCAAGTTTGAGCCGATGAAGCCCAGCCCGCCGGTGATCAGCACCTTACGGTCGCGCAGCCGACTAAAATTCATCGGAGCGTTTTCTGAAGACATAGGTCACCTCGAACTCATCTGCATCCGGGTGGCGTTCGAATTCGATCGCCTCTCGAAGCTGAAGACCGCCCGTCTGAGCGAGGTCCAGTAACTCAGACTCCTGGAAGCGGAGTTCTTGGGTTTCCACTCCGTAGGCAAACTTGCGAAAGTATTGCGTTGACTGAGAGCGGCAGACCGGCGTCCGATGGAGAACCACCACGTCTGACGACACTCGGCTGGCCTCACGGATGTGCACCGGATAGTCCAGCACGTGCAGGAGGACACAGGACGACACGACGATGGGAAAGGACCCATCGTCAAAAGGCAGCCCTGCCCCATTCGCGACACCAAACGTGGCACGGGGATAACAGTCACGCGCCATTGCCACCATGGCGGCCGAGAGGTCGACTCCCGTATATGTCAGCCGTACGTTCAGTAGGTATTCGAGCACCTCATAGTAGTAGCCGCTTGCGCAGCCGACCTCGAGCACGGGAACCTCGGCGCGGACATAGGGACGCAGGGCCTGGGCCATCACTTGAAATATCGTCGGCACACGGCCGGTCCACATCAGCCTCAACTCCTCGTCGACCAGCGCGCGCTGCCGCGCCGGGATATCCGGCGACTCCCAGGCCACCGCGAGTTGTGGTGGAATCTCGGCGAGACTCACGGCCCGCTTTCCATACGATACGCGACTAGGATCGACCGCTTGGCGCCCCCCCGAATGCCGTCTGACGCGAAGGTGACGCTCCAACCATTCAGCCGTCTGCTCCATGCGCAACCTATACGTATGATGCGTCAAGGTTCGCTGTTGGCCTCGCCGCGCGATCGCCGCCGCCTCCTCGGGATGGCTTAAGCAATATGAAACGAGATCCACACATTCCTCGATGGATCGATAGGCCAACACTTCGGTCCCAATCTCGAACAGATCGTTCAGGTTGTCCTTATAGTCGGTGATCAGGAGCGCCCCGCATCCGGTGGCTTCGAACAGCCGCATGTTGTTCGCTGCGTTCTTCGCGACGTCGATGTGATGATTGACGGTTACCAACGACCGGCGCAGCACCCCGAACATCTCCATTCCCCAGCACTCACCATGAAGCCGCTTCGCGTCGACGCCGCCCTGCGTGAGCGCCTGCGTGCCATATCCCCAGCATTCGAGCGGAAGGTGTGTGGCCAATGCGGCCACGAACTGTTGTCGGTCTCGGTGCGCCGGAGACAGTCCGCCGACAAAGCTCACACGGTGCTCGCGCACGGGTTCGCCAAGTCGACCGAGTATCCGTGGCTCGAACGCCAACGGCTGGTAATAGGCGGTGTGTCCATCGCGTCGGAACGCATCGACGAAATGCGGGAAGGACGACACAAGAATATCCAATCGGCTCAAATCGGCCTGTTCTGGAATCGGGGAAGCGATTTGCCCGACGATCAAAGATGCGTAGGGACGAATCTGATCCAGAAATTCTGGAGTGGCGAGATTGAGATCGTGAAGATACAGCACATCGGGAGAGAGTGCCCGGACTTGCTCAATGGCGATGGCCAGGCCACGGATATCGGCTGCCGTCCGCCGATTGCGCGACCATGCCGCTTGCAAGGGGGCACAATTGACGATCAGGTCATGCGCGCGCCAACCCGCGGCCTTGAGCCCTTCCGAATAAAAATCACTGTCACCGAACCCGGCTCCGATCAGCGAGTGGTGTTGCTCCTCATAGGTCGCCTTGGCCAGTTCTGGATGTCGCTGATAGTGGGCGGATAAAAACCCTGTGTAGTACGTATTAATAAACACACAGACCCGTCCATTGGACGCCTGAGCAGGGACCATAACCTGGGCCGCGGCCGGGATCGCGCTTGTCATGGTACGAGGCCGAACCAGTTTGTCGGCCGGTCTCCCCAAGTCGATCTCTGCCGGCTGGGCTATTCCTGGGAGTCGAAACGTAGTGGTTCCCAGCAATGCCGCCAGATAGGCGTGGGCAGAGGGACTGTGGGAGGCGGCTCGCCCCGGTGCCCGGCCGATCAACAGCCCCTTGCCGATCCACAGAATCCCTTCGACGTCCAGGTATCCCAACCGGCCCCACCAGTCGGCAATGATCAATTCACCGTCCCGTAGCGCATCGTCGAGATACACACGAGCCCCTGGGGCCAAGTGCTCGCCAACCAACGGGAGCGTTCCTACTCGCCCACCATGATCTGCCGCTGGTCCATCGATAACCACCCACTCGGGACAACGGCCGCCGAGGAAGCGGGGGAGGATGTCAGATCCCAGGGCATAACATCTTGTTTGCATGCGATCGATCGTCTGATCCGTCAGCGGGGCATGCAACAGGCGAACAACCGAGGATAATCCGGCAGCCTCCAACTGTTGTTCCGTCTGCAACAGAAACTCGGCCGACTGTTCAATGCTAAACACCATTGGGGCAGGCGTCGAACCCCAGCATTTCCGAAGTGCCCAAGCCAACGCGACGGTGCTGCTGCCACACCCGAACTCCAATACGATGCGCGGACGGTCCCGCAAGACATCCAGGACGAGGCGATTGATCGCAGCCGAAGACAGCGCCCATTCCCCCAATCGATGCGGGCGCAATAACTCAGCCAGTTCCGGGTCGGAAACCCCTTCCGTGCGAGATTGCCCAATGTTCAGTTGTAACGCCGCGAGCGGATCGGGCTGAGCCGAAGCGGACCCGATTCGGTGCCGAAGATCAAAGCACGAAAACAGAGGCATAGGTACCTCGCCGAACAATTCGTTGGCCGAGCGGATCAGGTCGGCCATCCCAGGCGAGACACCCTCGATTTCGGCACTTGGACAAGTTGTCGTTGTTTTGGCGGTCATCATCTCGCTGCCCCACTTGTCGACGTGCGCTGAGTGACCTTCGTCGCATTGCTGGACGCGCGTTCCACTCATGCGTGGAACGCGGACTTCACCCGCGACCGTCAGGCCAGCCCCATCAGCCATTGAGCAAAGTCCGGACCATGCTGGCTAAATGCAACATATGGAAAACGTGGGGAATGTCGGCGGGCCTGCGTCACGAACGGCCCGAATGAGGAATAACTTGCCGCATTGGCCCGGCAGAAATGTATTTGTTTCAGGTCACGACGAGGGACCAATGAGCAGCCGTTAGGCGGCCATGCTGGCGGTGGTTCGCATCGGCGAGCCATCGAGCACATCATTGGGGACGATGCCGGCGGTGGAGGGGTGCAGAACTTCGGTAATTCGTCTGACGGTTTTCCCTGATTGTAGGGACAGATCCAACGGCTGGGGCTTCATTGCGACTCCGCTCTGTGACTCGCGAACGATAAGGATCAGCGGGTTCAGCGTTTGTGTGGGATTCACCTTGGCCACGACGCCGATTTCTCCCGTGCTTAGTTTGACGCATGACCCAACGGGATAGATCCCCATACACCGAATAAAGCGCTCCACGCAGGCAGCGTCTAACTGTGTTCGTCGCGCCATATCGTACAAAGTCTGTAGCGCTTGATGCGGAGAAACGGCCTTACGGTAGGGACGATCGCTCGTTAACGCGTCGTACACGTCCACCACGCCCGCGATCAGCCCAAATTCGGACAACTCTGGGCGCTTGTGACCGTGAGGATAGCCGGAACCATCCATACGTTCATGGTGTTCGAGTACAGGCAAAATGACCTCGCCGGAGAGCTTCATCATGTCGGTCAGAAACTCCACACCCCGCATGACGTGTTGCTTCAGGATTTCCGTTTCTTCGTCTGCGAGTCGTCCCGGCTTGTGCAGCAGCTCAGCCGAGACTTGGGTTTTCCCAATGTCGTGCAAGAGAACCCCGAGGCCCAAGGTTTGCAACGCCTCGCGGTTCATTCGAAGATGGCTGCCCAGCGCCATAGCCAACACGCACGTATTGACCGAATGATAGTAGGTGTATTCATCAATGCTTTTGAGCCGTGAAAGGCTGGCAAGGGCCACCGGGTTTCGCAGTATGCTGTCCGCCAGGTACCCGACCATGCGATTCACCACTTCCATCTCGAAGGCTCGACCCATCTTCGCCTGTTCCAGCGCATGCTTCACCGCGGTTCTGGCCTGATCGTATGCCTGTTGGGCTACCTGCAGTTCTTCCTCGAATGGCGTAGCGGGAAGTTCCGACGGAGAGGATGCGGCCTCATCGCTTGCGTGCTTGCTGGGCGAAAATGCATCGCTCGTGCGCGACGAGCTGCAGCGAGCCCCAGCAGTCCGCGTACCGTCTGAGACGACTTCGGGCCGGTCCCGTTGCCCCACCTGCCCTGCCGCTTGAGCGTCCTCCGCTTCGGCCTCGGTCGGTGCCTCAAGTGGTCTCGGCGCCGGTGGCGATGATGAGACCGACACCACGGTTTGGCTGTCGGTCGGTTCGGACACCTCGATTTCGACCAGCTTGACGCCGCACGCCTTGAGTGTGACGATTTCGGATTCGCTCGTAATCGTCATCCGGTGTGATAAAAACGGCGTCGCGTACCACGGTCGATCGACGCCCGTCACGAGCATTCCGACGGCTAATTCGGAGATGGGAATCTTCGTCTTGTTGACTGACTTACTCATTGTAAATCACTGGGCGGTTCGTCTCGTGCGATGAAGTGTCTCCAATCAGAGCGCCACGCCCGTGGACACCGGCTCAACTGAGGGTGCCGGGGTAAAGGCCGGATACCGGGTCGGCAGATCCTCGGCAAGCGCCACCTGCTTTCCCTTCCGGGTACGGAGGTTGACGATGACCGGTCCGCGCAGATTCGCGGTAGTATCCCCAACATCCGCCGAGCGGACCGTGAGAATGACAAAAACCGCGTACTCGTCTCCGTCTCGACATTCCAAATCCAGCGCGTCGTCCTCCGTGAGGGTGATCCGATAGTCGCAGGACAAATCGACAGGATCCATAATGGCGAACGCAAGATCGGGTTCATCCATTGACTGCAACCATTTGAAGGGTGCCGGACGGAAATGATCAAGGATCACGAAGCGCGTGGACCCACCAAAGCCGATCAGGCCCGCGGGCAGCGTGATCATGGCATCCTCTGCGACCGTCAACGGACCAAAACGGCTAGTGTGGATCGTGATCGTCATGAGTCGATGACTTCGAGATCATCCGGAGCGGCATCCCGCCGGCTACCTGCAAGTGAATCGTGCGAGGTCGCTTTGGAGCCGATAGAGGGCCCGCGGGAATTACGGGCACTGGCATGGCAGCGGCAAGGCGATTTTGCTCGAGAATCCGACTATAGACCTCGTCACGGTGCACCTCGATGGCGCGTGGGGCCTCTACACCGAGGCGAACCGATCCTCCCTTCACCTGAAGCACAACGACGCGAATGTCCGTGCCGATAGTGATTGCTTCACCGCGCTTTCGTGTCAAAGCCAGCATGCCCGCCATCCTTGGCCCAGCGACTCTGAATCACTTATCGGTAGTACTGCCCGCGAACTTGAGGAGCTGGATTATTGAAGGAAATTCAGTAACGAGGTTTCAAAGAC harbors:
- a CDS encoding aminotransferase; translated protein: MAPGVAVRAHRPALDAAIARVLDRGRYILDEEVHAFEREWAAYLGARSCVGVGSGTDALAIALRAVGVQAGDEVLTVSHTAVATVAAIEQIGAVPVLVDIDSRSRCLDPERLEAAYSAGVTAIVPVHMYGQPAAMREIHSFAERHGLWVVEDCAQAHGAEIGGRKVGTFGDAAAFSFYPTKNLGAFGDAGAIVTDRDDVAKAARAIRQYGWETRYVSHRTGVNSRLDELQAACLRVLLPHLDEANRRRHAMAASYRNALRGDSVAVPRLIPGTLSAMHLFVVECSDREAFETFMARERIETGRHYPLAVHQQPAYLGRLRGHDRLYRTERLYRNLVTLPCHPGLSDREVADVCAALTQWCNLASSADAPVRLV
- a CDS encoding NAD-dependent epimerase; translated protein: MNFSRLRDRKVLITGGLGFIGSNLAERLVWLGSDVTLLDSMIPEYGGNLHNVEGFRHRLRINIADVRDEHALRYLVQGQDVLFNLAGQTSHLDSMEHPRSDLEINAAAQLSILEACRRYNPLVKLVFASTRQIYGRPERLPVDERHPIRPVDVNGINKMAGEMYHLLYHQVYGIRTVALRLTNTYGPRMRVKDARQTFLGIWIRRLIDGLPILIYGDGHQIRDFNYVDDVVDALLMAATEDRADGCVFNLGSSECVTLKDTAELLIELYGKGSYTLVPFPDDRKSIDIGDYHGDFTHIRSQLRWSPRVSLREGLHRTVTFYAQHSMHYWQHDAA
- a CDS encoding metal-dependent phosphohydrolase is translated as MSKSVNKTKIPISELAVGMLVTGVDRPWYATPFLSHRMTITSESEIVTLKACGVKLVEIEVSEPTDSQTVVSVSSSPPAPRPLEAPTEAEAEDAQAAGQVGQRDRPEVVSDGTRTAGARCSSSRTSDAFSPSKHASDEAASSPSELPATPFEEELQVAQQAYDQARTAVKHALEQAKMGRAFEMEVVNRMVGYLADSILRNPVALASLSRLKSIDEYTYYHSVNTCVLAMALGSHLRMNREALQTLGLGVLLHDIGKTQVSAELLHKPGRLADEETEILKQHVMRGVEFLTDMMKLSGEVILPVLEHHERMDGSGYPHGHKRPELSEFGLIAGVVDVYDALTSDRPYRKAVSPHQALQTLYDMARRTQLDAACVERFIRCMGIYPVGSCVKLSTGEIGVVAKVNPTQTLNPLILIVRESQSGVAMKPQPLDLSLQSGKTVRRITEVLHPSTAGIVPNDVLDGSPMRTTASMAA
- the fliW gene encoding flagellar assembly factor FliW, with product MITLPAGLIGFGGSTRFVILDHFRPAPFKWLQSMDEPDLAFAIMDPVDLSCDYRITLTEDDALDLECRDGDEYAVFVILTVRSADVGDTTANLRGPVIVNLRTRKGKQVALAEDLPTRYPAFTPAPSVEPVSTGVAL